The sequence CGTCATTCTGCCATTATTCCCGTCTGGTAATCAAAAATAAAAAGTCAAAAGTTAAAGGTTAAAGTTAGCACATGGTTTGATTAAAAAATGTAGCCTTCAGCCTAACTAACAGCCTTAATGTATCACCTATTTTGCAATTGGTTATAGCTTAATTTGAAACAGATTCTTGCGATTGCAATGCCTTTTTCTGCATAGTTGTAAAAATATTATAGAAACCATTAGCACGCGAAGGGGTCAAGCTGACATTCAAGCCGGTTTCTTGGATAAAATCAGGAGTCAGTTGAGCAATCTCGGTAGGTGTTGAGCCATTTAAGCCTTCAATTAGAAGTGCCAATAAGCCTTTAGTTAATTGTGAATCGGAATCGCCTTGAAAAGTGACTTGATTGTCATTGAAAGAAGCAGTCACAAACACCTGAGAAACGCAACCAGGAACTTTATTCTCAGGAGTTTTTTCAGAATCTGGAAATTCAGGAAGTTTTTGACCGTACCAAATTAGCTGTTCGTAGCGACGTTTAGGTTCAGTTGCACGTTGAAAGCGTTTAACAATTTTAGCAAGAGCCGGTGGTAAAGTATCGTTCATTATAAGTTTTTGACACAGAACTATAAAAACCTATCACTTTGAGTTTAAATTATCTCATAGCAATTAGGACAGTTCTCAATTACCAATTGCAAAAAACGAGTTGCCAAATTTTGACTAAAAGTTTTCTGTTCTCAACTCACTAATTGCTAATCGCAACTTTCGACTGCAAAAAAAAAGGCAGAAGCAATTAATCATATTACCTCTGACCTTTATTTTTATTTTCTTGCCAAAAGACCAAAGACTATTGAAACTAAAATCTTGCATAATTCTCAACAAGCCCTGCATAAACAAGGTTTCTGTTCATGAAATCAGAAATAAACCGGGTTTGTGGAAACTGCTGCAAGATATGTATTTATGTCATGGGAGGCAAACCTCGTATTTGCCGCAAAGCATTTAAGCAAGCCGGACAATCACAGCCAAACAAAGTAACGGAAGCATCACTTTCTTCGTCAGTAAATTCTAATTCAGGTACTTCGTTAGGAAGTAAACCTTTTTGTCCATTAACATTAGGTGTAGAATTTCTCCGTAGACGAGTACAACCCACACTAGGAGTTGCGACAGCTACAGTAGCTTTCCGTCCGCAAGTAAATTGTCTGGGCGTAGAATCAACTGTTTCGTTAGCGCTAGCTGGTTGAGTAAAAACCGCCATTGACACCATAGACGAAAACAATACCGGACTCGAAAGTAATGTAAGAAAAAATTTTTTGTTCATGTATCTGAGAACCGTTGTAACTAGCAAAGCTTTACGGCTTTTATTTTTTCACGTTCATGGATAGCTGCTCAGTCAATTTTATACATTGCTGACCGTATCTACCACATGACATAGAAATAGCCGTTTTTTAATAGAGAATATTAGGTAGGCAAGGAAAATAAGGAAGATAAGCTAAAAATAAGTTATAACCTTCAACCTAAAAAAAAACTTCACCCCGAATATTTTTTACACCTTAACAGTCCAAATGGAAGTGAAAACAGTTTAACGAGACATCTCACAACCAATCAAGACAAGAACTAATTTTATCGCAAGTTTAAATCATCGACTGCCAAAATATTAGCCAAGTTCCATAAACAGTTAACAGTGAGCAGTGAACAGTGAACAGTTAGGAGTTAGGAGTTATTAATTTTCTACCCCTTCTTCCCCAAAAACTAAACAGGGTCTACAATTCGTTTGTGGATTTCAAAGTAGAAATATGGCTAATCAAGGACCTATACCAGTTGTTGTTAATGGTGCTGCGGGAAAAATGGGTCGAGAAGTAATAAAAGCTGTATCGGAAGCACCCGATATGGATTTAGTAGGCGCAATTGATACAAGTCCCGAACATCAAGACAAAGATGCGGGAGAATTGGCTGGCTTGGGCGAAGCTCTAGAAGTTCCGATCACGAATCAAATGGAACCGATGCTGGCTTTTGCTTCCCAAGGAAAACAGCCAGGAGTTGTAGTTGATTTTACACACCCTGACTGCGTTTACGACAACATTCGTAGTGCGATCGCCTATGGGGTGCGTCCTGTGGTTGGAACTACTGGGTTAAGTCCAGAACAACTGAAAGATTTAGCAGATTTCGCTGATAAAGCTTCTACCGGATGCCTAATTATTCCTAATTTTTCTATTGGAATGGTACTACTTCAGCAAGCAGCAGTTACAGCATCGAAATATTTTGACCATGTTGAAATTATCGAGCTTCATCACAACCAAAAAGCAGATGCACCCAGCGGTACCGCAATAAAAACCGCTCAAATGCTGGGAGAATTAGGTAAAACCTACAACGAAGCTATAGTGAATGAAACGGAACACATAGCAGGAGCGCGAGGAAGTCAAGCCGATGAAGGAATTAGAATTCACAGCGTTCGCTTGCCAGGATTAATAGCCCATCAAGAAGTTATCTTTGGCGCATCCGGTCAAATTTATACTTTAAGACACGATACCAGCGATAGAACTTGCTACATGCCGGGGGTTTTATTAGCAATTCGTAAAATTCTTCAGCTAAAGTCGTTAGTATATGGATTAGAGAAGATTCTTTAAATTGAAATCTTAAGTTTAGAAACTCGGACACTTGTTATGAAGCGAAAAACTTTAACAACTTAGTGTCCTACAATCCAAAATCCAAAATCTAAAATCCAAAATCTAAAATGCTTGTCCCATTGACACGCGAGAAGTTTGAACAATTGATTCCCCTAATTGCAACTGGTTCGCAGTACAAATACTATTGGGGTAAATTTTCCGATTTATTACAGCGGTTATTAATATCTGTAATTATTGCGACTGTAATTTTACTTATAGAGGTAATTTTACGGCTTCCTTTAGGCCCAGTTGTATTTTGCTTCGGACTTGTAGGGGCACTTTACTGGTTATGGGGACCAGTACTATGGGCTAGCTTGCGAAATGCTAAACTCCGCCGTTACAAATACGCTGGTTTTTTTCGCGGCAGAGTCTTGGACTGGTGGGTTACAGAAGAGTTAGTTGGCACACAAGAAACAGTTAATAATAAAGGTGATTTAGTAATTGTAGAAAACCGAGAAAAACGAATTAACTTGGAAGTTGGAGACGAAAGCGGATTTACCGCTTTACTTAAAGCACCGTTAAAAAATTCTCACAAAATAATTCAATCCGGGCAGGTAGCAGAAATGCTGGTTATGTCCAACAATCCCGATTTAAGCAGAATCGAAGAAATAACTGATATATATATTCCCAATCGCAATTTATGGGTTAGCGATTATCCTGTTTTACGTCAAGATTTCTTTAATCAAGTAAGTCGCCGCGTTCGCGATGATAGAGAGGAAATACCTCGCAATCGTCGCCGTCGTCCACCTCAAGAAAGAAGTAGAGAAATTGATAGATATTATGACGACGAACGAGAAGCTTACCCCAGAGAAAGAAGTAGAGAAATTGACAGGTATTATGACGACGAGGGAGAACCATTACCCAGAGAAAGAAGTAGGGACGTAGACAGGTATTACGATGAAGATGAGCGCCAACCTTACCCTAGAGAAAAAAGTAGGGACGTAGACAGGTATTACGATGAAGACGAGCGCCAACCTTACCCTAGAGAAAAAAGTAGGGACGTAGACAGGTATTACGATGAAGACGAAAGAGAACCATTACCCCGAAAAAGAAATAGGGATACTCAAAGATACTACGATGACAGCGAGCGCGAATCTTATTCCCGAAAAAGAAGTAGAGACATTGAAAGAAGACCTACTTACGATGATGATGAATGGTAGCAGGAATTCAAAGTTAGGAATTATGAATGATAAATTTGACCTTTGAACTTCGACCTTTGAGTTCAAATTTATTCCAGTAATTCAGCAAGGTCTTCTAAAGGATATTCGGGTTCCTCGGCACAAAATTCAACACAAATTCTTACCTTTCCCTTTTTCCAGCCTCTAGCGCCTAACTTTAAAATTTCACAGTTAATACCTTCATCAAACAAGGATGCTTCTGGCATCTTAAAACTCATATATTTCTGTATAACTTCTAGCAATTCTAAAACTTTAAAAGTCGAAGAAATTTCCAAATTCCCAGAATCTTCAGCACTTATAGATATAACTTCGTTACGTTCCAATCGCTCGAACTGCTTTTCCATACCAGTTTTTTATACTTGAATAATCTGCTTTACCAAAAACAAATGGGGATATTTCCCGTTTTTTTAATTTATGAAGGTAGAAGTCGGTAGAAGGCTATTATATATCCTCAGCAATTATTTAGTCATACCAAATTGTCCAATATTCTGAAGTGATTACATTTACCTTTATCAATACTTTGCAATACTTTAGCTAAAGTATGAAGTTAAGATATTTAATAGTTTTCTGCAAAATGCTATCAACTATATGCAAGTTATTAAACTATCACATGACAAAAATTAATAAGTTATCTAAAATTACTAATTTATTAGCTGTTTTATACAAATAATCTTGTGTAAATATACAAACCATCACAAGGCTTAAATTCTATATTTTTATACCCCATCATGATTGAAATAATACTTTCAGTAATTAAGGTTTAAGAATTTAGATGTATTTAAATTTATTTATCAGCAGCACTATCAGCATAGTAGCAGTAACACTTGTATCATTTAGCGTATTGCAATGGTTTCATATTCCTGCTGGTAACTTTCTTGATTGGGTAATTGGTGGTGCTAGTTTTTGGTGGCTTTTGGTAATTGTTACCGTACCTTGGAATGTTCATTTCAAAGCAAAAGAAACTTTATTCGACGCAGAACAATCTATTCAAAAA comes from Rivularia sp. PCC 7116 and encodes:
- the dapB gene encoding 4-hydroxy-tetrahydrodipicolinate reductase; protein product: MANQGPIPVVVNGAAGKMGREVIKAVSEAPDMDLVGAIDTSPEHQDKDAGELAGLGEALEVPITNQMEPMLAFASQGKQPGVVVDFTHPDCVYDNIRSAIAYGVRPVVGTTGLSPEQLKDLADFADKASTGCLIIPNFSIGMVLLQQAAVTASKYFDHVEIIELHHNQKADAPSGTAIKTAQMLGELGKTYNEAIVNETEHIAGARGSQADEGIRIHSVRLPGLIAHQEVIFGASGQIYTLRHDTSDRTCYMPGVLLAIRKILQLKSLVYGLEKIL
- a CDS encoding SufE family protein, producing the protein MNDTLPPALAKIVKRFQRATEPKRRYEQLIWYGQKLPEFPDSEKTPENKVPGCVSQVFVTASFNDNQVTFQGDSDSQLTKGLLALLIEGLNGSTPTEIAQLTPDFIQETGLNVSLTPSRANGFYNIFTTMQKKALQSQESVSN
- a CDS encoding KGK domain-containing protein, with translation MEKQFERLERNEVISISAEDSGNLEISSTFKVLELLEVIQKYMSFKMPEASLFDEGINCEILKLGARGWKKGKVRICVEFCAEEPEYPLEDLAELLE